The following are from one region of the Methyloversatilis discipulorum genome:
- the lspA gene encoding signal peptidase II, protein MNARLAGWLALSAFVVGVDQLTKYLITQWLSYGQSWSVTWFFDLVLVYNPGAAFSFLADHDGWQRWFFIVLTSTVSIWLIMLMRKHVAEVVLPLGLALILGGAIGNLIDRVVLGAVVDFLYFHAGSRGFPAFNVADSAITAGVVLMLADQFGLSDRFARAEKQA, encoded by the coding sequence ATGAACGCACGCCTTGCCGGCTGGCTCGCCCTGTCCGCCTTCGTGGTCGGGGTGGACCAGCTCACCAAATACCTGATCACGCAGTGGCTGAGCTATGGCCAGAGCTGGTCGGTCACCTGGTTCTTCGATCTGGTGCTGGTGTACAACCCGGGTGCCGCCTTCAGCTTCCTGGCCGACCACGACGGCTGGCAGCGCTGGTTCTTCATCGTACTGACGTCCACAGTGTCGATCTGGCTGATCATGCTGATGCGCAAGCACGTCGCCGAAGTGGTGTTGCCGCTCGGTCTGGCACTGATACTGGGCGGCGCGATCGGCAATCTGATCGACCGCGTCGTGCTCGGCGCCGTGGTCGACTTCCTGTATTTTCATGCCGGGAGCCGAGGCTTCCCGGCCTTCAACGTGGCTGACTCGGCCATCACAGCGGGCGTGGTGCTGATGCTGGCAGACCAGTTCGGTCTGTCGGACCGCTTCGCCCGCGCGGAGAAACAAGCATGA
- the pepN gene encoding aminopeptidase N, which yields MKNSFSRAIHLRDYVAPAWWVDEVELDVTLVDDGTALVAAVMMLRRNESVPRAPLQLDGEALELLQLSVDGRALPAPASFVREGRLELADLPDRCRVATQVRIKPDENTTLSGFYRSKDGYFTQCEAEGFRRITWFPDRPDVMSRYTVTLHADRARFPDLLANGNLVASGDEEGGRHWARWVDPFPKPCYLFAMVAAKLDRLDDSYTTASGRKVDLAIYVEPGKLDQCDFAMHALKKSMRWDEQRFGLELDLDRYMIVAVGDFNMGAMENKGLNIFNTKYVLARPDIATDVDYMNIDRVVAHEYFHNWTGNRVTCRDWFQLSLKEGLTVFRDQEYGSDEYSRPVQRIQEVRGLRAAQFPEDAGPMAHPIRPASYEEINNFYTATVYEKGAEVVRMIHTLLGEDGFRRGMDLYFERHDGQAVTCDDFVSAMQDASGVDLTQFRRWYEQAGTPRLKAEAAFDATSGRWTLTLTQSNPETAYEKRLAEEGLKFARGPLHIPVALGLLSADGREILPTTVLSLTEATQTFEFDLSSHALASAPLPSLLRNFSAPVALDFDYGDVGLATLMAHDSDEFNRWEAGQRLATRLMLAGVAQVQARSEPTVPDLFVDAFAAVLAQADADPAFAAEALTLPSEAWLGDQMAVIDPDAIHRVRTFFRRTLAERLRPQFEALLARHVVSGAYAPEPAAMGRRALRNLALGYLMTLDDSALQLRALAQFRDADNMTDQFAAFSLLAHSETPLREVALNEFYARWKDEALVVDKWLAVQATSPLPDARARVRELMAHEAFDLKNPNKVYALVRTFCAANPLHFHAADGSGYAYAAGVIRELDPVNPQVASRVARAFDRWRRFDDGRQAHARKALESIRDLQGLSADVAEVVGRALA from the coding sequence ATGAAGAACTCTTTTTCGCGCGCCATCCACCTTCGTGATTACGTCGCTCCCGCCTGGTGGGTGGACGAGGTCGAGCTCGACGTAACCCTCGTCGACGACGGTACGGCCCTGGTTGCTGCCGTCATGATGTTGCGCCGCAACGAATCGGTGCCACGCGCACCGCTGCAGCTCGACGGGGAGGCGCTTGAACTGCTGCAGCTCAGCGTCGATGGACGCGCGCTGCCCGCGCCGGCCTCCTTCGTGCGCGAAGGCAGACTTGAACTGGCCGATCTTCCCGACCGTTGCCGTGTCGCGACGCAGGTGCGCATCAAACCGGACGAGAACACCACGCTGTCCGGCTTCTACCGCTCGAAGGACGGCTACTTCACGCAGTGCGAGGCAGAAGGCTTCCGTCGCATCACCTGGTTCCCGGACCGTCCGGACGTCATGTCACGCTACACCGTGACGCTACACGCCGACAGGGCGCGCTTCCCGGACTTGCTGGCCAACGGCAACCTGGTCGCGAGCGGCGACGAGGAGGGTGGTCGCCACTGGGCGCGCTGGGTCGATCCCTTCCCCAAGCCCTGCTACCTGTTCGCCATGGTCGCGGCGAAGCTCGACCGCCTCGACGACAGCTATACGACGGCATCCGGCCGCAAGGTCGATCTCGCGATCTATGTCGAGCCGGGCAAGCTGGACCAGTGCGATTTCGCGATGCATGCACTGAAGAAGTCGATGCGCTGGGACGAACAGCGTTTTGGCCTGGAGCTCGACCTCGACCGCTACATGATCGTCGCCGTCGGTGACTTCAATATGGGGGCGATGGAGAACAAGGGCCTCAACATCTTCAATACCAAGTACGTGCTCGCGCGGCCGGACATCGCCACCGACGTCGATTACATGAACATCGACCGCGTGGTTGCGCACGAGTATTTCCATAACTGGACAGGCAACCGCGTCACCTGCCGCGACTGGTTCCAGCTGTCATTGAAGGAAGGCCTGACCGTTTTCCGTGACCAGGAATACGGGTCGGATGAATACTCGCGCCCGGTACAGCGCATCCAGGAAGTGCGCGGGCTTCGCGCGGCGCAGTTCCCGGAGGACGCCGGGCCGATGGCGCACCCGATACGGCCCGCCAGCTACGAGGAAATCAACAACTTCTATACCGCCACCGTCTATGAGAAGGGGGCCGAGGTGGTGCGGATGATCCACACGCTGCTCGGCGAGGATGGTTTCCGTCGCGGCATGGATCTGTATTTCGAGCGGCACGACGGACAGGCAGTCACCTGCGATGACTTCGTGTCGGCGATGCAGGACGCATCAGGCGTCGACCTGACCCAGTTCCGCCGCTGGTACGAACAGGCCGGTACGCCGCGGCTGAAGGCCGAAGCCGCCTTCGATGCCACCAGCGGACGATGGACGCTGACGCTGACCCAGTCGAACCCGGAAACCGCCTACGAGAAACGTCTGGCTGAGGAGGGGCTGAAGTTTGCCCGCGGTCCGCTGCACATTCCGGTGGCGCTGGGCCTGCTGAGTGCGGATGGACGCGAAATCCTGCCGACCACGGTGCTGTCGCTGACCGAGGCGACGCAGACCTTCGAGTTCGATCTGTCTTCGCACGCGCTCGCGTCGGCGCCGCTGCCGTCGCTGCTGCGCAATTTCTCGGCACCGGTGGCGCTCGATTTCGATTACGGCGATGTCGGGCTGGCGACCTTGATGGCGCACGACAGTGACGAATTCAACCGCTGGGAGGCCGGACAGCGGCTGGCAACGCGATTGATGCTGGCCGGTGTGGCGCAGGTGCAAGCCCGCAGTGAGCCCACGGTGCCCGATCTGTTCGTCGATGCCTTCGCTGCGGTGCTGGCACAGGCGGACGCCGATCCGGCCTTTGCTGCCGAGGCGCTCACGCTGCCATCCGAAGCCTGGCTGGGCGACCAGATGGCGGTGATCGACCCGGACGCCATCCACCGCGTGCGCACGTTTTTCAGGCGCACGCTGGCCGAGCGGCTGCGGCCGCAGTTCGAGGCGTTGCTGGCGCGTCATGTCGTGTCGGGCGCCTACGCACCGGAACCGGCGGCGATGGGCCGGCGCGCACTGCGCAACCTCGCGCTCGGCTACCTGATGACGCTGGACGACAGTGCGCTGCAGCTGCGCGCGCTGGCGCAGTTCCGCGACGCCGACAACATGACCGACCAGTTCGCCGCGTTCTCGCTGCTGGCGCACAGCGAAACGCCGCTGCGCGAAGTGGCGCTGAACGAGTTCTATGCACGCTGGAAGGACGAGGCGCTGGTGGTGGACAAGTGGCTGGCGGTGCAGGCGACCTCGCCGCTGCCGGACGCCCGCGCCCGCGTGCGCGAGCTGATGGCGCACGAGGCCTTCGACCTGAAGAACCCGAACAAGGTGTATGCGCTGGTGCGCACCTTCTGCGCCGCCAATCCGCTGCACTTCCACGCCGCCGACGGCTCCGGCTACGCCTACGCCGCCGGCGTCATCCGCGAACTGGACCCGGTGAATCCGCAGGTCGCGTCGCGGGTGGCCCGGGCTTTCGACCGCTGGCGTCGCTTCGATGACGGCCGTCAGGCCCACGCACGCAAGGCGCTGGAGAGCATCCGCGACCTGCAGGGGCTGTCGGCCGACGTGGCCGAGGTGGTGGGTCGGGCGCTGGCCTGA
- a CDS encoding FKBP-type peptidyl-prolyl cis-trans isomerase yields the protein MNDTVKPDSLVTLHFRVALPEGGQALISTFESTPATLQLGGGELAPALEARLAGLEVGSHHVFELAPGEVFGEHKADLVERFARRDIPADIELDVHSVIEFTDNDGNKFPGLVRELDEQSALIDFNHPLAGRAVRFEVEVIGVS from the coding sequence ATGAACGACACCGTCAAACCCGACAGCCTGGTCACGCTGCACTTCCGCGTCGCGCTGCCGGAAGGTGGTCAGGCGCTGATCAGCACCTTCGAATCGACGCCGGCCACGCTGCAGCTGGGAGGCGGCGAGCTGGCACCGGCGCTCGAAGCGCGTCTTGCCGGGCTGGAAGTGGGCAGCCACCATGTGTTCGAGCTGGCACCGGGCGAGGTGTTCGGCGAGCACAAGGCCGATCTGGTCGAGCGCTTTGCGCGCCGCGACATTCCGGCCGACATCGAACTGGACGTGCATTCGGTGATCGAATTCACCGATAACGACGGCAACAAGTTTCCCGGGCTGGTGCGCGAACTGGACGAGCAGTCCGCGCTGATCGACTTCAACCACCCGTTGGCGGGCCGCGCCGTGCGTTTCGAGGTGGAGGTGATCGGTGTCTCCTGA
- a CDS encoding TonB-dependent siderophore receptor — MKRVPRAAMRLGPVSLALLAWTHGAHAADVPTLPAVKVEDARATEKADGPVRGYVAKRSASATKTDTPLVETAQSISVITRDRLEAQSVVSVQDALRYTAGARAEPYGLDNRGDWAQLRGASFTQYQDGLRMLFGSYNNIRPDVYTLERVEVLRGPSSIMYGQGSFGGTVNLVSKRPLAEAQHEVQAVVGNNGLKRLAVDSTGPLDSEGKWLYRLVAVGQDAETQVDHTQDDRMVFMPSLTWRPSTDTELTVWANLQRDHTNTTQFFFPHQGTVLPAPNGRIPFRTNISEPGFDRYIGEQQAFGYRFEHRFNDALTLRQNVRHSDSQVTYQSVYSRFGPAPVLNPDGRTLNRTIYVSKPEVEALTADTQLQANFSHGPFEHTVLFGFDFQRVLTSSVMGRGNAPAIDVYAPVYGNYTVPALARQPDTQLYQSGFYLQEQLKIDRRWIATIGARRDWARQNNDLDAASARIDTHATTWRAGLLHLFDNGWAPYVSYSESFNPSAGFNFYNEAYKPLEGEQWEVGVKYQPPGSRLFLTLAAYELKEKNRLTADPNNALNRIQVGEATIRGVEAEAQASLAGGVDLIATYTYTDSEITQSNAADLGKRLASIPEHMASAWAVKRFTAFDLPGQFEVGGGVRYIGASWDGTDSLRTPSITLMDALLAYRTGQWRYALNVDNIADREYYTTCLSRGDCFLGTLRTVRASATYRF; from the coding sequence ATGAAACGAGTTCCCCGCGCAGCGATGCGCCTGGGGCCGGTCAGTCTCGCGCTGCTGGCCTGGACGCACGGCGCCCACGCCGCCGACGTACCCACCCTGCCGGCCGTCAAGGTCGAGGACGCGCGCGCCACCGAAAAGGCCGACGGCCCGGTCCGCGGCTACGTCGCAAAGCGCAGCGCCTCGGCCACCAAGACCGACACGCCGCTGGTCGAAACCGCTCAGTCGATCTCGGTCATCACGCGCGACCGGCTGGAAGCGCAGTCGGTGGTGTCGGTGCAGGACGCGCTGCGCTACACCGCCGGCGCTCGTGCTGAACCCTATGGACTGGACAATCGCGGCGACTGGGCGCAACTGCGCGGCGCCAGCTTCACTCAGTACCAGGACGGCCTGCGCATGCTGTTCGGCAGCTACAACAACATCCGTCCGGACGTCTACACGCTGGAGCGGGTCGAGGTGCTGCGCGGCCCCTCCTCCATCATGTACGGCCAGGGCAGTTTCGGCGGCACCGTAAACCTGGTGTCGAAGCGCCCGCTGGCGGAGGCCCAGCACGAAGTGCAGGCGGTCGTCGGCAACAACGGCCTGAAGCGTCTGGCCGTCGATTCGACCGGCCCGCTCGACAGCGAAGGCAAGTGGCTGTACCGGCTGGTGGCGGTCGGCCAGGATGCGGAGACCCAGGTCGACCACACACAGGACGACCGCATGGTGTTCATGCCCTCGCTGACCTGGCGCCCGAGCACCGACACCGAACTGACGGTGTGGGCCAATCTGCAGCGCGATCACACGAACACGACGCAGTTCTTCTTCCCGCACCAGGGCACCGTGCTGCCGGCGCCGAACGGCCGCATTCCGTTCCGCACCAATATCAGCGAACCGGGATTCGACCGCTACATCGGCGAGCAGCAGGCCTTCGGCTACCGCTTCGAGCACCGCTTCAACGACGCGCTGACATTGCGTCAGAACGTGCGCCATTCCGACAGCCAGGTCACCTACCAGTCGGTCTACAGCCGCTTCGGCCCGGCCCCCGTACTGAACCCGGACGGCCGTACGCTGAACCGCACGATCTACGTGTCCAAGCCCGAGGTCGAGGCGCTCACCGCCGACACGCAACTGCAGGCGAACTTCTCGCACGGACCGTTCGAGCATACGGTGCTGTTCGGCTTCGACTTCCAGCGCGTACTCACCAGCTCGGTAATGGGTCGCGGCAACGCGCCGGCGATCGACGTCTATGCGCCGGTCTACGGCAACTACACGGTGCCTGCGCTGGCGCGGCAGCCGGACACCCAGCTCTACCAGAGCGGCTTCTACCTGCAGGAGCAGCTGAAGATAGACCGCCGCTGGATCGCCACCATAGGCGCACGCCGCGACTGGGCGCGCCAGAACAACGATCTCGACGCGGCGTCGGCGCGCATTGACACGCACGCCACCACCTGGCGTGCCGGCCTGCTGCACCTGTTCGACAACGGCTGGGCGCCCTACGTGAGCTATTCGGAATCGTTCAACCCGAGCGCCGGCTTCAACTTCTACAACGAGGCCTACAAGCCGCTCGAAGGCGAACAGTGGGAAGTCGGCGTGAAGTACCAGCCGCCGGGCAGCCGCCTGTTCCTGACGCTGGCCGCCTACGAGCTGAAGGAGAAGAACCGCCTGACCGCCGACCCGAACAACGCGCTGAACCGCATCCAGGTCGGCGAGGCGACGATACGTGGCGTCGAGGCGGAAGCGCAGGCCAGCCTGGCGGGCGGCGTCGATCTGATCGCGACCTACACCTACACCGACAGCGAGATCACCCAGAGCAACGCGGCGGATCTCGGCAAGCGTCTCGCCAGCATTCCGGAACACATGGCGAGCGCCTGGGCGGTGAAGCGCTTCACCGCCTTCGACCTGCCCGGTCAGTTCGAGGTGGGCGGCGGCGTACGCTACATCGGCGCCAGCTGGGACGGCACCGACAGCCTGCGTACGCCTTCGATCACGCTGATGGACGCATTGCTCGCCTACCGGACAGGCCAGTGGCGCTATGCGCTCAACGTCGACAACATCGCCGACCGCGAGTACTACACAACCTGCCTGTCACGCGGTGACTGCTTCCTCGGCACGCTGCGCACGGTGCGCGCTTCGGCCACCTATCGCTTCTGA
- the ileS gene encoding isoleucine--tRNA ligase, translated as MADYRTTLNLPDTAFPMRGDLPKREPGWVQQWQQTQLYKRIREKAAGRPKFVLHDGPPYANGDIHLGHAVNKILKDIIVRSKTLAGFDAPYVPGWDCHGLPIEHQIEKKHGKNLPASEVRKLCRAFAGEQVEIQKKGFIRLGVLADWDRPYRTMDFGNEAGEIRALAEMVKKGWVYRGLKPVNWCFDCGSALAEAEVEYQDKGSPAVDVGFPISERERGRLAAAFGLAELPAGSAHAVIWTTTPWTIPANQALNMHPEHVYALVQTDAGCLVLAEALVEQSLKRFGREGRVLATATGDKLERIAFHHPLYERESPVFLADYVGIDAGTGIVHCAPAYGVDDFNSCMKNGLTVADVLNPVQSNGVYAESLPFFGGLHIWKANPVIVDKLAEVGALLSHEKIQHSYMHCWRHKTPLIYRATAQWFVGMDLKPEGGPSLRESALAAIENTDFYPDWGKARLAAMIANRPDWCISRQRNWGVPIPFFIHRESGELHPRTVELMEAVAQRVDAEGIDAWFNLDGAELLGADAAQYEKISDTLDVWFDSGATHWHVLRGSHADLARTDGGPVADLYLEGSDQHRGWFHSSLLTGCAIDGQAPYKALLTHGFTVDAQGRKMSKSLGNGIEPQEVGNKLGIEILRLWLASTDYSGELSISKEILDRVVETYRRLRNTVRFLLANIADFDAKADMLPADQWLTIDRYALALTRDLQARVTADYEQYEFHRVVQALQHFASEDLGAFYLDVLKDRLYTTAPGSHARRSAQSALWHVTHTLVRLMAPVLAFTAEEIWTVLGDKSADSVMLTTWHELPEQADEAALMARWTRIRTLRAESARVLETLRSEGGIGSSLQAEVEVRAAGELHDDLASLGDDLRFVLITSAATLKKVASEAEQGVTATPSAHAKCARCWHYRAEVGSNAEHPELCGRCDANLHGAGEAREHA; from the coding sequence ATGGCTGATTACCGCACGACGCTGAACCTGCCCGACACCGCCTTCCCGATGCGCGGCGACCTGCCCAAGCGCGAACCCGGCTGGGTTCAGCAGTGGCAGCAGACCCAGCTCTACAAGCGCATCCGCGAAAAGGCCGCCGGCCGTCCGAAGTTCGTGCTGCACGACGGCCCGCCGTATGCGAACGGCGACATCCACCTCGGCCACGCGGTGAACAAGATCCTGAAGGACATCATCGTCCGCTCGAAGACGCTGGCAGGTTTCGACGCGCCTTACGTGCCGGGCTGGGACTGCCACGGTCTGCCGATCGAGCACCAGATCGAGAAGAAACACGGCAAGAACCTGCCGGCCTCCGAGGTGCGCAAGCTGTGCCGCGCCTTCGCCGGTGAGCAGGTGGAAATCCAGAAGAAGGGTTTCATCCGCCTCGGCGTGCTGGCCGACTGGGACCGCCCCTACCGCACGATGGATTTCGGCAACGAGGCGGGCGAAATCCGCGCGTTGGCCGAAATGGTGAAGAAGGGCTGGGTGTATCGCGGCCTGAAGCCGGTGAACTGGTGTTTCGACTGCGGATCGGCGCTGGCCGAAGCCGAAGTCGAGTACCAGGACAAGGGCAGCCCGGCGGTCGACGTCGGCTTCCCGATCAGCGAGCGCGAGCGCGGCCGTCTGGCCGCCGCATTCGGCCTGGCCGAACTGCCGGCGGGCAGCGCGCATGCGGTGATCTGGACCACCACGCCGTGGACCATCCCGGCCAACCAGGCGCTGAACATGCACCCGGAGCACGTGTATGCGCTGGTGCAGACCGACGCCGGCTGTCTGGTGCTGGCCGAGGCGCTGGTCGAACAGAGCCTGAAGCGCTTCGGCCGCGAAGGCCGCGTTCTGGCCACCGCAACCGGCGACAAGCTGGAGCGCATCGCCTTCCATCATCCGCTGTACGAGCGCGAGTCGCCGGTCTTCCTGGCCGACTACGTAGGCATCGACGCCGGTACCGGCATCGTGCATTGCGCGCCGGCCTATGGCGTGGATGACTTCAACTCCTGCATGAAGAACGGCCTGACCGTGGCCGACGTGCTGAACCCGGTGCAGAGCAACGGCGTGTATGCCGAATCGCTGCCTTTCTTCGGCGGCCTGCACATCTGGAAGGCAAACCCGGTCATCGTGGACAAGCTGGCCGAGGTCGGCGCGCTGTTGTCGCACGAAAAGATCCAGCACAGCTACATGCACTGCTGGCGCCACAAGACGCCGCTGATCTACCGCGCCACCGCGCAGTGGTTCGTCGGCATGGACCTCAAGCCCGAGGGCGGCCCCAGCCTGCGTGAATCGGCGCTGGCCGCGATCGAGAACACCGACTTCTACCCGGACTGGGGCAAGGCGCGGCTGGCAGCAATGATCGCCAACCGGCCGGACTGGTGCATTTCGCGCCAGCGCAACTGGGGCGTGCCGATTCCGTTCTTCATCCACCGCGAAAGCGGCGAACTGCATCCGCGCACGGTCGAACTGATGGAAGCGGTGGCGCAGCGCGTGGACGCCGAAGGCATCGACGCCTGGTTCAACCTCGACGGCGCCGAACTGCTGGGCGCCGACGCGGCGCAGTACGAGAAGATCAGCGACACGCTGGACGTGTGGTTCGATTCCGGCGCTACCCACTGGCACGTGCTGCGCGGCTCGCACGCCGACCTCGCGCGCACCGACGGCGGACCGGTGGCCGACCTCTACCTCGAAGGTTCGGACCAGCACCGCGGCTGGTTCCACTCGTCGCTGCTGACCGGCTGCGCGATCGACGGCCAGGCGCCGTACAAGGCGCTGCTGACCCACGGTTTCACGGTCGATGCGCAGGGTCGCAAGATGTCGAAGTCGCTCGGCAACGGCATCGAGCCACAGGAAGTCGGCAACAAGCTGGGCATCGAAATCCTGCGCCTGTGGCTGGCCTCAACCGACTATTCGGGCGAGCTGTCGATCTCGAAGGAAATCCTCGATCGCGTGGTCGAAACCTACCGCCGGCTGCGCAACACCGTGCGCTTCCTGCTCGCCAATATCGCCGACTTCGACGCGAAGGCGGACATGCTGCCGGCCGACCAGTGGCTGACCATCGACCGCTACGCGCTGGCGCTGACCCGCGACCTGCAGGCGCGCGTGACCGCCGACTACGAGCAGTACGAGTTCCACCGCGTGGTGCAGGCGCTGCAGCACTTCGCGTCGGAAGACCTCGGCGCCTTCTACCTCGACGTGCTGAAGGACCGGCTCTACACCACCGCACCCGGCTCGCACGCCCGCCGTTCGGCGCAGTCGGCGCTGTGGCACGTTACGCACACCCTGGTGCGGCTGATGGCGCCGGTGCTGGCTTTCACCGCCGAGGAAATCTGGACCGTACTCGGCGACAAGTCGGCCGACAGCGTCATGCTGACCACCTGGCACGAACTGCCGGAACAGGCGGACGAAGCCGCACTGATGGCGCGCTGGACACGCATCCGCACCTTGCGCGCCGAATCGGCCCGCGTGCTGGAAACGCTGCGCTCGGAAGGCGGCATCGGTTCGTCGCTGCAGGCCGAAGTCGAGGTGCGCGCTGCCGGCGAACTGCACGACGACCTCGCGTCGCTGGGTGACGATCTGCGCTTCGTGCTGATCACCTCGGCCGCGACGCTGAAGAAGGTGGCGAGCGAGGCGGAGCAGGGCGTCACGGCGACGCCGAGCGCACACGCCAAGTGCGCCCGCTGCTGGCACTACCGCGCAGAAGTCGGCAGCAATGCCGAACATCCGGAACTGTGCGGCCGTTGCGATGCCAATCTGCACGGTGCGGGCGAAGCCCGCGAACACGCCTGA
- the ispH gene encoding 4-hydroxy-3-methylbut-2-enyl diphosphate reductase — protein sequence MDVLLANPRGFCAGVERAIAIVERALEQYGAPIYVRHEVVHNKFVVDSLRAKGAIFIDDLTLVPEGATLIFSAHGVPQAVRHDASSRGLRVFDATCPLVTKVHVEVAKMRDAGREIVMIGHKGHPEVEGTMGQSEGGMYLVETVADVQSLQVTDPDKLAYVTQTTLSVDDAQIIVDALRARFPTIVGPKRDDICYATQNRQDAVKFMAPRSDLVLVVGSPNSSNSNRLREVAEQFGVPAHLIDNANQIDPAWLAGRKRIGVTAGASAPEVLVDAVIARLRELGAASVRTLDGTPENVNFPLPKELAQP from the coding sequence ATGGACGTGCTGCTGGCCAATCCGCGTGGCTTCTGCGCCGGCGTGGAGCGCGCGATCGCCATCGTCGAGCGCGCGCTGGAGCAGTACGGGGCGCCGATCTATGTGCGCCACGAAGTCGTGCATAACAAGTTCGTCGTCGACAGCCTGCGCGCCAAGGGCGCCATCTTCATCGACGATCTGACGCTGGTACCGGAGGGCGCCACGCTCATCTTCAGCGCGCACGGTGTACCGCAGGCCGTACGTCACGATGCGTCGTCGCGTGGCCTGCGCGTGTTCGATGCGACCTGTCCGCTGGTGACCAAGGTGCACGTCGAAGTGGCCAAGATGCGCGACGCCGGCCGCGAGATCGTCATGATCGGCCACAAGGGGCACCCGGAAGTCGAGGGCACCATGGGACAGTCGGAAGGCGGCATGTATCTGGTCGAAACCGTGGCCGACGTGCAGTCACTTCAAGTGACCGACCCGGACAAGCTGGCCTACGTGACGCAGACCACGCTGTCGGTCGATGACGCGCAGATCATCGTCGACGCGCTGCGCGCCCGCTTTCCGACCATCGTCGGTCCGAAGCGTGACGACATCTGCTACGCGACGCAGAACCGTCAGGATGCGGTCAAGTTCATGGCGCCACGCAGCGATCTGGTGCTGGTGGTGGGTTCGCCCAACAGTTCCAATTCCAACCGCCTGCGCGAAGTGGCAGAGCAGTTCGGCGTACCGGCGCACCTGATCGACAACGCCAACCAGATCGATCCCGCGTGGCTGGCAGGACGCAAGCGCATCGGCGTCACCGCCGGGGCGTCGGCACCCGAAGTGCTGGTGGATGCGGTGATCGCCCGGTTGCGCGAACTGGGTGCGGCATCGGTCAGGACGCTGGATGGCACGCCGGAGAACGTGAATTTTCCGCTGCCGAAGGAACTGGCTCAGCCGTGA